From one Musa acuminata AAA Group cultivar baxijiao chromosome BXJ2-6, Cavendish_Baxijiao_AAA, whole genome shotgun sequence genomic stretch:
- the LOC103988693 gene encoding ketol-acid reductoisomerase, chloroplastic, producing MAATAVATISLATSSTPPASRAKIQKPAPGTLVLGSSAASLSSSSISLRHVVPAGQGGGRGAAFGARMVSMPSVEKPPPSLDFETSVFKKEKITLAGHDEYIVKGGRDLFYLLPDAFKGIKQIGVIGWGSQGPAQAQNLRDSLVVAKSDIVVKIGLRKGSRSFDEARAAGFTEENGTLGDIWETVAGSDLLLLLISDAAQADNYEKVFSHMKPNSILGLSHGFLLGHLQSLGLDFPKNISVIAVCPKGMGPSVRRLYVQGKEINGAGINSSFAVHQDVDGRAVDVALGWSVALGSPFTFATTLEQEYKSDIFGERGILLGAVHGIVEALFRRYTENGMSEELAYKNTVECITGIISKTISTKGMLSVYSALTEEGKKEFNAAYSASYYPCMDILYECYEDVACGSEICSVVLAGRRFQEKEGLPAFPMGKIDQTRMWKVGERVRAARPAGDLGPLHPFTAGVYVALMMAQIEILRKKGHSYSEIINESVIESVDSLNPFMHARGVSFMVDNCSTTARLGSRKWAPRFDYILTQQAFVSVDKNRSINQDLIRNYLYDPVHDAIGVCAQLRPTVDISVPPDADFVRPELRQSSN from the exons ATGGCGGCGACCGCCGTGGCGACGATTTCCTTGGCTACCTCGTCCACCCCTCCCGCCTCCCGCGCCAAAATCCAGAAACCAGCGCCCGGAACCCTGGTCCTCGGATCCTCCGCTGCCTCGCTGTCGTCGTCCTCCATATCGCTGCGGCACGTCGTGCCGGCCGGACAGGGTGGCGGCCGCGGCGCCGCCTTCGGTGCTCGGATGGTGTCGATGCCCTCTGTCGAGAAGCCCCCGCCGTCACTCGACTTCGAGACGTCGGTTTTCAAGAAGGAGAAGATTACCCTTGCCGGCCACGACGAG TACATTGTTAAAGGTGGAAGGGATTTGTTCTACTTGTTGCCGGACGCATTCAAGGGGATCAAACAGATTGGGGTGATCGGATGGGGATCTCAG GGCCCTGCACAAGCACAGAATTTGAGGGATTCACTTGTGGTGGCAAAGTCCGACATTGTGGTCAAG ATTGGTCTGAGGAAAGGTTCTCGTTCTTTTGATGAAGCACGTGCAGCTGGATTCACCGAAGAAAATGGAACTTTGGGTGATATCTGGGAGACAGTTGCAGGCAGCGATCTTCTTCTGCTGCTGATTTCTGATGCTGCACAG gCAGACAATTATGAAAAAGTATTCTCTCATATGAAACCAAACAGCATTCTGGGGCTGTCACATGGTTTCCTTCTAGGGCACTTGCAGTCCCTCGGCCTTGATTTCCCCAAGAACATCAGTGTAATTGCTGTGTGCCCCAAGGGAATGGGTCCATCAGTGAGAAGGTTATATGTTCAGGGTAAAGAGATAAATGGTGCTGGGATTAATTCTAGTTTTGCTGTACACCAG GATGTTGATGGCAGGGCAGTGGATGTTGCTCTTGGATGGTCAGTTGCTCTAGGATCTCCTTTTACATTTGCTACGACATTGGAGCAGGAGTATAAGAGTGATATTTTTGGAGAGCGCG GTATTTTGCTTGGTGCTGTGCATGGAATTGTGGAAGCATTATTTAGAAGGTACACCGAGAATGGAATGAGTGAAGAGCTTGCTTACAAGAACACTGTTGAGTGCATCACAGGAATCATATCAAAGACCATTTCAACAAAG GGGATGCTCTCTGTATATAGTGCTTTGACCGAAGAGGGGAAGAAAGAATTCAATGCTGCATATAGTGCATCATACTATCCTTGCATGGATATATTGTATGAATGCTATGAGGATGTTGCCTGTGGAAGTGAAATCTGCAGTGTTGTATTAGCTGGACGGCGCTTCCAG GAAAAGGAAGGGCTTCCTGCTTTCCCAATGGGTAAAATCGATCAAACACGAATGTGGAAAGTTGGCGAGCGAGTTCGTGCTGCACGTCCTGCAGGTGATTTGGGCCCCCTACATCCCTTTACAGCTGGAGTTTATGTAGCTTTGATGATGGCTCAG ATTGAAATCTTAAGAAAGAAAGGGCATTCTTACTCTGAGATCATCAACGAGAGCGTAATCGAATCTGTGGATTCCCTGAATCCTTTCATGCATGCTCGTGGGGTGTCATTCATGGTGGACAATTGTTCCACTACTGCACGACTGGGATCGAGAAAATGGGCCCCGCGTTTTGACTACATCCTCACACAGCAGGCATTTGTCTCAGTGGATAAAAACAGATCTATCAATCAGGACCTTATCAGAAACTACTTGTACGATCCAGTTCATGATGCCATAGGAGTATGCGCACAACTGAGGCCGACTGTTGATATATCAGTGCCTCCGGATGCAGATTTTGTCCGTCCAGAACTGCGACAATCGAGCAACTAG